One window of the Trifolium pratense cultivar HEN17-A07 linkage group LG2, ARS_RC_1.1, whole genome shotgun sequence genome contains the following:
- the LOC123905637 gene encoding isocitrate dehydrogenase [NAD] regulatory subunit 1, mitochondrial isoform X1 — MATRRSTPLLKQLLTSRHNLTSTRSVTYMPRPGDGTPRNVTLIPGDGIGPLVTGAVEQVMEAMHAPVYFEKFEVHGNMKTMPTEVIESIKKNKVCLKGGLATPMGGGVSSLNVQLRKELDLYASLVNCFNLPGLPTRHDNVDIVVIRENTEGEYAGLEHEVVPGVVESLKVITKFCSERIAKYAFEYAYLNNRKKVTAVHKANIMKLADGLFLESCREVATKYPGIKYNEIIVDNCCMQLVSKPEQFDVMVTPNLYGNLVANTAAGIAGGTGVMPGGNVGADHAVFEQGASAGNVGKDKVVKEKKANPVALLLSSAMMLRHLQFPVFAERLESAVKRVILEGKYRTKDLGGTSTTQEVVDAVIDALQ, encoded by the exons ATGGCGACGAGACGATCCACACCCCTCCTCAAACAACTCCTCACCTCGCGCCACAATCTCACCTCAACTCGCTCCGTAACCTACATGCCCCGACCCGGAGACGGAACACCTCGAAACGTAACACTAATCCCCGGCGACGGAATCGGACCATTAGTAACCGGCGCAGTTGAGCAAGTAATGGAAGCGATGCATGCGCCAGTGTATTTCGAGAAATTCGAAGTGCACGGTAACATGAAAACGATGCCAACTGAAGTAATTGAATCGATTAAGAAGAATAAGGTTTGTTTGAAAGGTGGACTTGCTACTCCTATGGGTGGTGGTGTTAGTTCTCTTAATGTGCAATTGAGGAAGGAGCTTGATCTTTATGCTTCTCTTGTTAATTGCTTTAATCTTCCTGGTTTGCCGACGCGCCATGATAATGTTGATATTGTTGTGATTAGGGAGAATACTGAAGGTGAATATGCTGGACTTGAACATGAGGTTGTTCCTGGTGTTGTCGAAAGCCTCAAG GTAATAACAAAGTTCTGTTCAGAGCGCATTGCTAAATATGCTTTCGAGTATGCTTATCTAAATAACAGAAAGAAGGTGACTGCTGTGCACAAAGCAAACATTATGAAACTTGCAGATGGTTTATTCTTGGAATCTTGTCGAGAGGTTGCCACAAAGTATCCTGGAATCAAGTATAATGAAATTATTGTAGATAACTGTTGCATGCAGCTTGTTTCAAAGCCTGAGCAGTTTGATGTCATG GTAACCCCCAATCTTTATGGAAATCTTGTTGCAAATACAGCGGCAGGCATTGCTGGAGGCACCGGTGTCATGCCCGGAG GTAATGTTGGAGCTGACCACGCTGTATTTGAACAAGGTGCTTCGGCAGGAAATGTTGGTAAGGATAAAGTAGTAAAGGAAAAGAAAGCCAACCCTGTGGCACTCCTCCTTTCGTCTGCAATGATGCTTAGACATCTCCAGTTTCCTGTATTTGCTGAACGATTGGAAAGTGCTGTGAAACGAGTCATTTTAGAGGGCAAATACCGGACAAAGGACCTTGGAGGGACAAGCACCACCCAAGAGGTTGTTGATGCAGTGATAGATGCATTACAATAA
- the LOC123905637 gene encoding isocitrate dehydrogenase [NAD] regulatory subunit 1, mitochondrial isoform X2, with product MATRRSTPLLKQLLTSRHNLTSTRSVTYMPRPGDGTPRNVTLIPGDGIGPLVTGAVEQVMEAMHAPVYFEKFEVHGNMKTMPTEVIESIKKNKVCLKGGLATPMGGGVSSLNVQLRKELDLYASLVNCFNLPGLPTRHDNVDIVVIRENTEGEYAGLEHEVVPGVVESLKVITKFCSERIAKYAFEYAYLNNRKKVTAVHKANIMKLADGLFLESCREVATKYPGIKYNEIIVDNCCMQLVSKPEQFDVMVTPNLYGNLVANTAAGIAGGTGVMPGGCIMEATATIVG from the exons ATGGCGACGAGACGATCCACACCCCTCCTCAAACAACTCCTCACCTCGCGCCACAATCTCACCTCAACTCGCTCCGTAACCTACATGCCCCGACCCGGAGACGGAACACCTCGAAACGTAACACTAATCCCCGGCGACGGAATCGGACCATTAGTAACCGGCGCAGTTGAGCAAGTAATGGAAGCGATGCATGCGCCAGTGTATTTCGAGAAATTCGAAGTGCACGGTAACATGAAAACGATGCCAACTGAAGTAATTGAATCGATTAAGAAGAATAAGGTTTGTTTGAAAGGTGGACTTGCTACTCCTATGGGTGGTGGTGTTAGTTCTCTTAATGTGCAATTGAGGAAGGAGCTTGATCTTTATGCTTCTCTTGTTAATTGCTTTAATCTTCCTGGTTTGCCGACGCGCCATGATAATGTTGATATTGTTGTGATTAGGGAGAATACTGAAGGTGAATATGCTGGACTTGAACATGAGGTTGTTCCTGGTGTTGTCGAAAGCCTCAAG GTAATAACAAAGTTCTGTTCAGAGCGCATTGCTAAATATGCTTTCGAGTATGCTTATCTAAATAACAGAAAGAAGGTGACTGCTGTGCACAAAGCAAACATTATGAAACTTGCAGATGGTTTATTCTTGGAATCTTGTCGAGAGGTTGCCACAAAGTATCCTGGAATCAAGTATAATGAAATTATTGTAGATAACTGTTGCATGCAGCTTGTTTCAAAGCCTGAGCAGTTTGATGTCATG GTAACCCCCAATCTTTATGGAAATCTTGTTGCAAATACAGCGGCAGGCATTGCTGGAGGCACCGGTGTCATGCCCGGAG GTTGCATTATGGAGGCAACAGCAACCATTGTGGGGTAA
- the LOC123905636 gene encoding butanoate--CoA ligase AAE1-like has translation MMKQNLVECSKGLNVPLTPISFLERAATLYGDKVSIIYNDHVRFSWRETYERCLKLASALVNIGISNGDIVATLAPNIPAHYELHFGVPMAGAIISALNTKLDSTTLAAILEQLEHCKIIFVDCEFIDSALKATEIMSQKKSKPPLIVLIQDYDQLVKDIPQGTLIYNELLEKGQSDFNISMPSNECDPISVNYTSGSTGIPKGAVYSHRSVYLNSLATITRFDVNPMPVFLWTVDMFRCNGWCFIWSMPALGGTNICLRNNFSAKDIFDAIHVHKVTHLCGAPTLLEIIANCDIIKPFSHKVCVTVAGILPSFKIINKVAELGFEVNIGYGMTEALGPVIVRKWKQNFDDDATKLNYFEQKGVIEFMVVEVDVKDPNSMKSVPYDGKTIGEIMFKGNTLMLGYLKSSKVSDEAFRDGWYRTRDLGVKLPNGSFNLKDRAKDIIYSKGEFVSSLEVEAVLLNHPMVLKAAVVGRYDDGSPCAIVKLKDGYSANVEDIIKFCEDQLDAHMVPKSVVFDDLPLNSTGKVQKFVIREKIKSNGWSESIN, from the exons ATGATGAAACAAAACTTGGTTGAGTGCTCTAAAGGCTTAAATGTTCCTTTGACACCAATTAGTTTCCTAGAAAGAGCAGCCACTTTGTATGGTGATAAGGTTTCCATCATCTACAATGATCATGTTAGATTTTCTTGGAGAGAAACCTATGAAAGATGTCTCAAACTTGCTTCTGCTTTGGTCAACATAGGAATTTCTAATGGTGATATT GTTGCAACATTGGCACCAAATATTCCAGCACACTATGAGCTTCATTTTGGTGTACCTATGGCAGGTGCTATTATTTCTGCACTCAACACAAAACTAGACTCAACAACATTAGCAGCTATATTGGAACAATTAGAGCATTGCAAAATCATATTTGTGGACTGTGAATTTATTGACTCTGCCCTCAAAGCAACAGAAATAATgtcccaaaaaaaatccaagccACCCCTTATTGTCCTAATACAAGATTATGACCAATTAGTGAAAGATATACCTCAAGGTACCTTAATCTACAATGAACTTCTTGAAAAGGGACAATCAGATTTTAACATTTCAATGCCAAGCAATGAATGTGATCCTATATCAGTGAATTATACTTCAGGCTCAACAGGAATTCCAAAAGGAGCTGTTTATAGTCATAGAAGTGTTTATCTTAACTCACTTGCGACGATTACTCGTTTCGATGTCAATCCTATGCCGGTGTTTCTATGGACAGTTGACATGTTTAGATGCAATGGATGGTGTTTCATTTGGTCAATGCCTGCTCTTGGTGGCACAAACATTTGCctaagaaataatttttcagcAAAAGATATTTTTGATGCAATTCATGTTCATAAGGTAACACATTTGTGTGGTGCACCTACCCTTTTGGAAATTATTGCAAATTGTGACATTATTAAGCCTTTTTCACACAAGGTTTGTGTCACAGTTGCTGGTATATTACCATCCTTCAAAATTATTAATAAGGTGGCAGAACTTGGATTTGAGGTGAATATTGGTTATGGCATGACTGAAGCATTAGGTCCAGTTATTGTAAGAAAGTGGAAACAAAATTTTGATGATGATGCTACAAAGCTAAATTATTTTGAACAAAAAGGGGTTATAGAGTTTATGGTGGTAGAAGTTGATGTGAAAGATCCAAATTCAATGAAGAGTGTTCCCTATGATGGAAAAACCATAGGTGAAATTATGTTCAAAGGGAATACTTTAATGTTAGGGTATCTTAAGAGTTCAAAAGTGAGTGATGAAGCTTTTAGGGATGGTTGGTATAGGACTAGGGACCTTGGTGTTAAGTTACCTAATGGTTCTTTCAATTTGAAAGATAGAGCAAAAGATATTATTTATTCTAAGGGTGAGTTTGTGAGTTCATTAGAGGTGGAAGCTGTTTTGTTGAATCATCCAATGGTTTTGAAAGCAGCTGTTGTGGGGAGATATGATGATGGGTCACCTTGTGCAATTGTGAAATTGAAAGATGGATATAGTGCCAATGTTGAAGATATTATCAAGTTTTGTGAAGATCAATTGGATGCTCATATGGTTCCTAAGAGTGTGGTGTTTGATGATTTGCCTCTTAATTCAACTGGGAAGGTACAAAAGTTTGTTATTAGAGAAAAGATTAAAAGCAATGGGTGGTCTGAGTCAATTAATTAG